From the Lysinibacillus fusiformis genome, the window TATCGGACCTACTGGGGTTACTGGCTCTACTGGCTCTACTGGCTCTACTGGCTCTACTGGAGATATCGGGCCTACTGGTGTTACTGGCTCTACTGGAGATATCGGACCTACCGGCGTTACTGGCTCTACTGGGGTTACCGGGGTTACCGGGGTTACCGGGGTTACCGGGCCTACTGGGGTTACTGGCTCTACTGGCTTTACCGGGGCTACTGGCTCTACTGGGGTTACCGGACCTACTGGGGTTACTGGCTCTACTGGGGCTACTGGGGTTACCGGGCCTACTGGCGTTACTGGCTTTACTGGGGATATCGGACCTACTGGAGCTACTGGCTCTACCGGCGTTACTGGCTCTACTGGGGTTACCGGACCTACTGGGGTTACCGGACCTACTGGGGTTACTGGCTCTACCGGCGTTACTGGCTCTACTGGGGTTACCGGGCCTACTGGGGTTACTGGCTCTACTGGGGTTACTGGCTCTACTGGAGATATCGGACCTACTGGCGTTACTGGCTCTACTGGGGCTACTGGGGTTACCGGGCCTACTGGCTTTACTGGCTTTACTGGCTTTACTGGGGATATCGGACCTACTGGGGCTACTGGCTCTACCGGCGTTACTGGCTCTACTGGGGATATTGGACCTACCGGCGTTACTGGATCAACTGGGGTAACCGGACCTACTGGGGTTACTGGCTCTACCGGCGTTACTGGCTCTACTGGGGTTACCGGGCCTACTGGCTCTACTGGCTCTACTGGCTCTACTGGCTCTACTGGCTCTACTGGCTTTACCGGGGCTACTGGCTCTACTGGCTCTACTGGCTCTACTGGCTCTACTGGCTTTACCGGGGCTACTGGCTCTACTGGACCTACTGGGGTTACCGGACCTACTGGCGTTACTGGCTCTACCGGCGTTACTGGCTCTACCGGCGTTACTGGCTCTACCGGCGTTACTGGGATTACTGGAGTTACTGGCTCTACCGGCGTTACTGGACCAACTGGGGTTACTGGCTCTACTGGAGATATCGGACCTACTGGGGCTACTGGCTCTACTGGAGATATCGGACCTACTGGCGTTACTGGCTCTACTGGAGATATCGGACCTACTGGGGCTACTGGTTCTACTGGGGTTACTGGCTCTACTGGGGTTACTGGCTCTACTGGAGATATCGGACCTACCGGCGTTACTGGCTCTGCTGGAGATATCGGACCTACTGGGGCTACTGGCTCTACTGGGGTTATCGGACCTACCGGCGTTACTGGGGTTACTGGACCTACTGGGATTACTGGGGCTACCGGCGTTACTGGACCGACTGGGGTTGCCGGTTCTACTGGCACTACTGGGACTACCGGCGCAACTGGACCTACTGGGATCGCTGGGGCTACTGGTTCTACTGGTTCTACTGGCACTACTGGGGCTACCGGCGTTACAGGACCGACTGGGGTTGTTGGTTCTACTGGCGCAACTGGCGTAACCGGGGCTACCGGGGCTACTGGGGTTGCCGGTTCTACTGGCACTACTGGGGCTACCGGCGCTACTGGACCGACTGGGGTTGCTGGCTCTACTGGCGTAACCGGGGCGACTGGACCAGCTTTTACCGAAGGATTCTCAGCATTTAAAAACACTTTAGCTGTTAGTGCGTCTACGTCTATCACTAACTGGAGTATAGCATCGCCTTACTTTACTACTCCTGCTTTTAATCCGACAACTGGCGTATTCACTGTACCAACTACGGGTAGATATTCCTTTGAAGCAACTATCAACTATTCTACTACTGCGGCCATTACTGTTGCTTTAGGAGTAGGAGTAAATCCTTCATTTGCAATCCGAAGAAATACATCAACAAATTTAATTAGCGGATTATTCCCTGTATTAAATGTAAACGTTGCACTTGTATTAACATTGCGTGCAATTCTTGGAAATGGCACTGTGACTTTGGCAGGTGAGGTACAACTAAACGCTGGAGATACTATTGATCTATTCTATGAAGCCAATGGCCTGACAATCGGTCTTACACTAGGCGGCGCTAACTCTGGTGGTATCGTTTGGTCATGTCATCGAATTTCTTAGAGCGAGGACATTGATAGCTAATACAGTTTTTAGTAGAAATATACAAAAAATAGTACAAACATTGATAATAAATGTTTGTACTATTTGCTTTCCATTACTTAAATATTTCCATTAATACTTCATCCGCAACATGTTTACCTTGCTGCACACACTCTGGAATCGATATTCCTTCAAACGAGCTTCCTGCAAGTTTGATAGTTGGAAAATGTTCTTGTAATTCCTGCTTGATACGTTGAACTTTCGCTTCATGTCCAACTGTATATTGTGGCATCGCATTTTTCCAACGTGTTACAACTGTTGTGATAGGTTCCCCATCAATACCAATCGTTTTCTTTAAATCCTGTAGCACGGTTTTTTCAATCTCCGTATCCGATAACGCCACTATCGCTTCGTCGCCCACTCGACCAATATAACTACGTAATAATACATAATCGTCTGGTGAGGTACCTGGCCATTTTCGATTCATCCAAGTACAAGAAGTAATCGAAAAATCACTATTTCTCGAGACATAAAAAGACAGTGCATCTAAATCACCGAGCTGTTCCTTTTTAAAGGCCATTGTAACGGTTGCAATAGTTGCAGCCTTCATAGTTCCCAATTCATGTAACAGACTTTTCTTACTAAACATTTTTTCAGCCATATTAAAAGGGGTAGCAATAATAACAGCATCCGCTTTGATATGCGAGAAATTATTGAGCATCACTTGAACTGAACCATCCTTGCCATGCTCTATTTCCTCTACTTTGACACCCTTCATAACTGTCCCAGGAAGTAGTGATTCTTCTATACTTTCAATGAGTGTTTCAAGGCCATTGCTAAAGGTTTGAAAGATTCCCTTATTTTCAGCTATCTGATGATTGCTTAAGAAATTTGTTCCTGACTTCTTCATACCAATCAGCAAACTACGATATTTTTGTTCTAAACTATACAACTGTGGGAAGGTTGAGCTCATACTTAATTGCTCAATATCTCCTGCAAATGTACCCGCTAGTAATGGTTCTACTAGATTTTCCACAATCTCAGCACCAAATCTTCTTCTAAAAAACGCGCCTAGCGGTTGATCGTCATCCTGTGCTGAACGAGGAATGAAAAAGTCCCCAGCCGCACGAACTTTACCGCTAAGTGAAAACAAGCCTGATGTTATGAAGGAGGAGATATGGGGTGTCTCTCCTGATAGGAGATGACTAGGTATTGGATATAACTGACTACCAACAGCAACATAATTTGGCCCTGCATTGCTTGTTAATAGTTTCTGTTCGATCCCAAGATCCTTTGCTAAAGCATTGACATAGTTTTCACGATCAAAAAAAGATTCTGGCCCACGCTCAATAATAAAGCCATCTTTTCTTAGAGTTTGAATTTTTCCGCCAAGACGTAATGACGACTCGACAAGTACGATATCTAATGGCAATTCTTTTTCGCTTGCTTCTTTTTGCATATAGAACGCAGCTGTAAGGCCTGTAATGCCACCGCCTACGACAACTACCTTTCGTCTTTTCTGAGTCACCAACATCATCACTTTCTTTTCGCTTAGCTTAATTTTTTATGAATTGCATCTACCATCGCATCAATAAATAATGGATGTGTGTTTGGCATCGCTGGACGGTAGTATTTTGCGCCAAGTTCATCACAAACTACTTTACATTCAAAATCATTGTCATACAACACTTCTAAATGCTCTGTTACAAAACCTACTGGTGTATAAACAAATGAACGGAAGCCCTTTTCTTCAAATAGCTCACGTGTTAAATCTTGAACATCTGGACCAATCCAAGGCTCTGGTGTTTGACCTGCTGATTGCCAGCCAACCTTTACATTTTTTAAACCTGTCGCAGCTTGAATAAGACGTGCTGTTTCAATTAGTTGATCTTCATATGGATCACCTAAGTTTTTAATTTTTTCAGGCAATGAATGAGCTGACACAATTAGACAAGCTGTCTCACGTTCTTCTTCTGACATTGCATTGAATGTCTCATTCACTTGTTGTGTCCAGTACTCAATGAATTTCGGCTCGTCATACCAAGATTCCACAGAAGTAATCTTTAAGCGACCTCCTGCTGCCTCTTCAGCACGACCATTATAAGACTTAATAGAGAATGTAGAGAAATGAGGAGCTAAAACAATAGAAACTGCTTCTTTTATGCCCTCTGCCAGCATTTGCTCTACTGCATCTTCAATAAATGGATGAATATGTTTTAAACCAATAAACAATTTATATTCTACAGCATCCTGTACTTCGTTCAAACGCGCACATAATGCTTCAGCTTGTGCTTGAGTTGCCGCAGCTAATGGGGACAAACCACCGATTGCTTCATAGCGACTACGTAAATCTTCTAAATGCTCTGCAGAAGGTTTACGTCCATGACGAATATGCGTATAGTAAGGTTCAATATCTTCTTCTTTATAAGGTGTTCCGTATGCCATTACTAATAAGCCTTTAACTTCTTTCATTACCCTTTTCACCTCTAAAATTGTTTTATGTTTTCATACATTATGTGATAAAAAGAAGCTGCCCAATCTTTATTATTGGACAGCTCCTTTTCTACATGGAAATTAAAACTTCCTATATAGAAAAGGACATATTATTTACACTTCATTGACTTCTATTAAGAACGAGCTTGAATTTGTTGAGCACTATATTCATGAATAAGCGTTGTAAGACGTTTTAAGACATCAGGGTCAACCTCTGGGAAAACACCATGTCCTAGATTAAAGATATGACCTGGCATTTCTAGACCTTGATCGATAATATCTTTTGTTCTTTTTTCAATAATTGACCAGTCCGCCAGTAATAGGGATGGATCTAAGTTACCCTGTACAGGTTTTGTAATGCCATTCGCACGTGCGTCTTTAATAGGTAAACGCCAGTCTAAGCCTACAACATCGATCGGTAAATCATTCCATTCTTTTGCTAAATGGCTAGCACCGACACCAAATTGAATTAATGGTACATTTTCTTTTTGCAACTCTGCAAAAATACGCGTCATAATTGGTTTAATAAATACGCGGTAATCCTCGACATTTAAAGCCCCAACCCATGAGTCAAACACTTGGATGGCTTTTGCGCCAGCTTTAATTTGAGCTGTTACATCTGCAATAATCATGTCAGCTAGTTTATCCATTAAAGCAAACCAAGCTTGAGGTTCTGAAACCATAAATGATTTTGTTTTATTATAGTTTCTTGAAGGACCACCTTCAATCATGTAGCTTGCAAGTGTAAATGGTGCCCCAGCAAAACCGATTAAAGGAACATTCAATTGCTCTTCGGCAAGTAACTTGATCGTCTCTAATACAAATGGTGTATGCTCTTTGGCATTAAATTCACCTAATTTTTCTACATCAGCTACTGAACGAATTGGATTTGAAATAACAGGACCAACGCCTGCTTTGATTTTTACATCTATCCCAATTCCAGGGAGAGGTGTGACTATATCTTTATATAAAATAGCTGCATCAACATTATAATTTTCTACAGGCAGACGAGTGACATACGCACATAGTTCAGGTTGATGTGTAATTTCCTCTAAGGAATACTTTTCTTTAATGGCACGATATTCTGGCTGAGATCGTCCTGCCTGACGCATATACCAAACAGGTGTATGTGCGGTCCTTTCTCCACGTGCAGCACGTAGAAGTGTATCATTAAAAGTTGTCATGAATAGTTCCTTCCCCTCGTTAAATTGTTACTATAAAAAAATCGCTTGTTTATTCCTTTATTATTGATATCCGTTTCCAATAGTAAACGCTTCCTCTGAAATTGTATAGTTTTCCTAGTGAAATGTCATAAAATTGTTCTTTCTCGACATATTCTTTTTGAACGGAGCGTTAGACTTCCGCTAGAAAGGGTATAATCACGCTATATTAGTAAGATTCATAAGGAGGATAAATTCATGTATATTTATTTAACTTCTGGTACTGGCGATTTTTTAGAGCAAGTAAAAAATAAGTATCCTAATGACCATATGATTTTAATTCATGGGGAAGGTAATTCTGTATTGATACATGAAACAGAAGGAAAAACAGTATTTGCGACGCCCCGTAAATTTGAAGTGCTAGATTCAGTAAATGATATAGAGGAACGTGGCTTCTTTGTTTTCAACAATATTCCTGTAACAGATGAAGGGCGTCCAGTTTTCGAGCACCGCTTTTTAGAGCGTTCACGCGCAATTGAAAATGAGCCAGGCTTTGTGGCATTCCGTTTATTACGTCCAATCAAGAGTGAGACTTATATTGTTATGACGCAATGGAATGGACCACATTCTTTTGAAGCATGGAAGAGCTCCAAAGCGTTTGAATCAGCCCATGCAAAAACAGACGATTCAACAGCCGTACGTCAGCAAAATATCTTTTCAGCAGCTTCCTATGTCACTACTTACAGTGCTATACCGAAAGAAGATACAGAGTAGATAGATAATAAAAAAGCTCATTTTCCGAATGCGAGCATTGGAAAATGAGCTTTTCAATTTGTCAGCTATAGCCTCTTCATTTGGACATTTTCGCTGTTAATTCACTAATCACTAAAACTAGGATAACGGCAATATAAAACATGGGCTGTGTAATGGCACATAAACCAACAATAATTGCTTGGGTAATCATTGCTAAACGTACAATTTGCTTTACAGCTAGTTGACGAGCATGATCTGGTAACGGATAGAGCATGTCCATTCGAAATTCACCACTAGATAGCAGCGCTTGTTTTAACTGAATTGTTGTGGCAAAGCTTAGTGCGCCTGCTACAATCCATGTAACGACAGGAATGTCTACAAAAGCTGCGATGACGGCAGAAATGGCCGTAAGACGAAGCCATAAATAGAAATGGTCATCTGTCCGGATAAAGGTACGGAACACCAAATACTTTTGAGTATTCTCCTTACCATACGGTACAAACCGATAGAGCCAGTCCATCAAGCCTCGACGCCGAATGCTTCCATGTAGATGAGGTACATCTGTAAAATAATTTGCAAAACGATAGAAGCTCATCATACGATTCTGTTCGAGCTTGACAAAATGCTCATACGGCACAGGTTCGCCAACTGATTTTTTTCTAAAAACAATAATATAAATAATGCTAATAACTGTAGCGACTACTGCTAATAGCAGCTGCGCATGAAGCCCCATATATAGAGCAGCAGCAAATATAACAGCTCGAATAAATCTATCCACCCAAACCATTTGTCCTCGTTCACTATAACGATAGCTGAATTCTCCTCGAACACTTAGATATTTCAATACAATGGTAAGTAAAAAAATCGTCCATATTTCCACCGTTGTTAATTCCGTCACAGCTTTTAATAACGGGATACTAACAATATAGACAATCGCTACAATCCACACCTGAGACCAAAACGTCCAAGCCAGCGCCTTGCTGAAATACAGAGACATTTTTGATTCTAAAGGTAATAAGTATACTTGATCTGGCTCTCTCAACAGTGTAGTCGGACGGCTAAAGGCCAATAAAATCCCTATGATAACAGCTACCACGATTTCTGCTGGAAAGTCTGGTTGAACAACTTTCAGCCATTCGCTATATTGATAGCCCCCTGCTCCTATTAGAAATACAAGTACAATGGCAATATGCCCTGTAAATATAAATTGCATATATTTTTGTACTTCTCCTATATAATGCATGAAGCGAGAGGACCATACATCACGCAAGTTCTTCATGGTCCCGCTCCTTTGTCATAGCAATATAAAGGTCATCTAATGTCGCATACGGCATAGCAAATGATTGACGTAAATCAGCCATTGTTCCTTGTGCTCGCACTCTTCCTTCATGTAATAAAATAATGCGATCACAATGCTTTTCAGCTGTCGATAGAATATGTGTAGACATTAATATAGAAGCGCCTTCTTTTTTCTTTTCATCCATTTGGTCTAATAACGATTGAATACCTAGTGGATCTAATCCCACAAAAGGCTCATCAATAATATATAGACTTGGATTCACTAAAAAGGCACACATAATCATGACTTTTTGACGCATTCCCTTTGAAAAGTGTGAAGGGAACCAATTTAATCTTTTCTCCATTCGAAACTCTTTTAACAGCACCTCAGAACGAGCATCGAGTGTTGCTTTGTCTATACCGTAAGCCATTGCTGTTAATTCTAAATGCTCTCTTAATGTTAGCTCATCGTATAATACAGGGGTCTCAGGAATATAAGAAAAAGCTGTACGATACTTGTCCGTATCTTCCTTTAATGTCACACCATTTAAACGAATGTCCCCTTCCTTTGGCAACATCGTTCCTATAATATGTTTAATCGTTGTACTTTTACCTGCTCCATTTAAGCCGATTAAGCCAACTAATTCACCTTTTCCAATCGTAAAAGATAGATCTTTAATAACAGGTTTTCTTGTATAACCACCTGTCACATGCTGTACCTCTAATACTGACATATCCTCACTCCTCTTCTTGTTTTATATTTTATCAAAAATTAGCAAATGATACAGGTTTGAGTATGATAGAATGTACTTACATATACGTTAAGGGGGAAATTCTTATGAGCGATTGCCTATTTTGCAAAATTATTGACGGATCCATTCCAAGTACAAAAGTTTATGAAGACGATCATGTCTATGCATTCACAGACATTTCACCTGTTGCAAAAGGACACACACTATTAATTCCAAAGCATCACTGCCAAGATCTATTCGAGATGCCAGAGGAAGTGGCACGTAATCTATATGCTGTTGCACCAAAAATCGCGAATGCTATTAAAGCAGCGTTTCAGCCAATAGGTTTAAATACAATTAATAACAACGGTGCTGCCGCTGGACAAACGGTTTTCCACTACCACTTACATTTTATTCCGCGTTACGATGAAAAAGAAGGGCTAGGCCTAATTTGGCAAACACAAAAGTACACACCAGAGCAGTTGGCAGAAGTAGCAAAAAATATTAAAGCCAATCTATAAGCCATTTGTAATATATTAACATTGGAATGTTCAGAATGCTGTATTGCAAATTTTAAAAATTTAGCGTACAATCACAAATAAGTTTCGCTAGCGGTCAAGAGGACACGCTAGGAGACAAATAGATTAGCATAGTCGAGGAGAGATTCAAATGAATACAAAGAATTTAGTATTAATGGCACTGTTAGTAGGTGTCGGTGCTGCACTTTATGTGGTTACACCAGGAATGGTGAATGGGATGAAGCCTGATTTTATGTTAACCATGATGTTTATTGGCATTTTATTGTTCCCAACTGTGAAAGAAACGTTCCTACTTTCTCTTTCAACAGGAGTGCTTTCAGGTTTATTTACAACATTCCCAGCAGGTCTAGTTCCAAATATTATTGATAAAGCTGTTACTGGTTTTGTATTTTTAGCTGCTTTACTCATTCTCAAAAAACTGGCAGGTCATTTCGCCGTATCTGCTGTCTTAGTTGGCTTGGGAACGATTCTTTCAGGAACTGTCTTTTTGGCAGTAGCGCTTTTTGTGTTCAATGCAAATGTTGGTGCAACATTTGCGATGCTATTTATTGGCGTTGTCCTTCCAGCTGTCGCATTTAACGTTGTTGCGTTTGCTGTTATTTATCCAATTATTGCAAAATTAGTGAAGCGCTCTAAATTCAATACAGCTATTTCTCAAATTTCATAAATAAACACTTTAAATAATCAAAAGAAACTAAACTGTGACGGTCAAATCACTCGTTTAGTTTCTTTTTTCTTTTTGTATTTGTGCATTTCATGGTTTAATAGTAGATAAACATGACTAGAAATGAGGTATCCAATATGAAAGCAAAACCATTTTTACTTGGACTAACAACAGGCATTATCGGTGGAACAATCGCTGTACTTTTCTCAACACCGCAATCTGGACAACAGCTACGTGCTTCTGTCAAACAAAATGTTGACCAAACAAAAGGTATGCTCCTTGATGTAAAACAACAAGTAGGGACTGTTAAACAATCTGTTAATACATTAACAAATGAAGTTAAAAATAATATCCCGCAAATAATAAATGATTTAAAGCAAACAATAACGACTTTTACGGAAGAAATTGAACCTACAAAAAATAATTTACAACAAGAATTAGATGCTTTACAGAATTCGATAAGCGAAATCGAGAAAAACATTGCACAAATAACAGAAAACAAGAAAAAACCGCAAGAAAAAGTTAGCGACTAAAGTCCTTGGTAATAGGTGAATAATCTATTTTTTTAGTAAAAACTATTGCTATAATATTATTTTTTAGCCACTTTTCAATTTTTTAATTTTTCTAACTTTAAACTTTTTTCCTTTACTGCTATAATATTTTTAAAAATGTGAAAGAAAGCAGTAGGTGATGGCTTTGTCAGAGGAATTATATACACAAAAAGAAGCGATGCTTTATAGTCAGAGAATCGCGCAGTTATCAAAAGCGCTGTGGAAAGCGGTTGAAAAGGATTGGCAACAATGGATTAAACCTTATGATTTAAATATTAATGAACACCATATTTTATGGATTTCATACCATTTAAAAGGGGCTTCCATTTCTGATGTTGCAAAATTTGGCGTGATGCATGTTTCTACAGCATTTAATTTCTCCAAAAAACTAGAAGAGCGTGGCTTTCTTAAGTTTTCCAAACGTGATGACGATAAACGTAATACGTATGTTGAGCTT encodes:
- a CDS encoding YtxH domain-containing protein, with product MKAKPFLLGLTTGIIGGTIAVLFSTPQSGQQLRASVKQNVDQTKGMLLDVKQQVGTVKQSVNTLTNEVKNNIPQIINDLKQTITTFTEEIEPTKNNLQQELDALQNSISEIEKNIAQITENKKKPQEKVSD
- the hemE gene encoding uroporphyrinogen decarboxylase — encoded protein: MTTFNDTLLRAARGERTAHTPVWYMRQAGRSQPEYRAIKEKYSLEEITHQPELCAYVTRLPVENYNVDAAILYKDIVTPLPGIGIDVKIKAGVGPVISNPIRSVADVEKLGEFNAKEHTPFVLETIKLLAEEQLNVPLIGFAGAPFTLASYMIEGGPSRNYNKTKSFMVSEPQAWFALMDKLADMIIADVTAQIKAGAKAIQVFDSWVGALNVEDYRVFIKPIMTRIFAELQKENVPLIQFGVGASHLAKEWNDLPIDVVGLDWRLPIKDARANGITKPVQGNLDPSLLLADWSIIEKRTKDIIDQGLEMPGHIFNLGHGVFPEVDPDVLKRLTTLIHEYSAQQIQARS
- a CDS encoding HTH-type transcriptional regulator Hpr; translation: MALSEELYTQKEAMLYSQRIAQLSKALWKAVEKDWQQWIKPYDLNINEHHILWISYHLKGASISDVAKFGVMHVSTAFNFSKKLEERGFLKFSKRDDDKRNTYVELTEAGTELIIEMNKNYHNTYHSVLEGSLALKDLYGRFPDFLDVMAVIRNIYGEDFIDIFERSFQHFRDSFDTLEERTPVKG
- the hemH gene encoding ferrochelatase, whose product is MKEVKGLLVMAYGTPYKEEDIEPYYTHIRHGRKPSAEHLEDLRSRYEAIGGLSPLAAATQAQAEALCARLNEVQDAVEYKLFIGLKHIHPFIEDAVEQMLAEGIKEAVSIVLAPHFSTFSIKSYNGRAEEAAGGRLKITSVESWYDEPKFIEYWTQQVNETFNAMSEEERETACLIVSAHSLPEKIKNLGDPYEDQLIETARLIQAATGLKNVKVGWQSAGQTPEPWIGPDVQDLTRELFEEKGFRSFVYTPVGFVTEHLEVLYDNDFECKVVCDELGAKYYRPAMPNTHPLFIDAMVDAIHKKLS
- a CDS encoding ABC transporter ATP-binding protein; amino-acid sequence: MSVLEVQHVTGGYTRKPVIKDLSFTIGKGELVGLIGLNGAGKSTTIKHIIGTMLPKEGDIRLNGVTLKEDTDKYRTAFSYIPETPVLYDELTLREHLELTAMAYGIDKATLDARSEVLLKEFRMEKRLNWFPSHFSKGMRQKVMIMCAFLVNPSLYIIDEPFVGLDPLGIQSLLDQMDEKKKEGASILMSTHILSTAEKHCDRIILLHEGRVRAQGTMADLRQSFAMPYATLDDLYIAMTKERDHEELA
- the hemY gene encoding protoporphyrinogen oxidase, producing the protein MMLVTQKRRKVVVVGGGITGLTAAFYMQKEASEKELPLDIVLVESSLRLGGKIQTLRKDGFIIERGPESFFDRENYVNALAKDLGIEQKLLTSNAGPNYVAVGSQLYPIPSHLLSGETPHISSFITSGLFSLSGKVRAAGDFFIPRSAQDDDQPLGAFFRRRFGAEIVENLVEPLLAGTFAGDIEQLSMSSTFPQLYSLEQKYRSLLIGMKKSGTNFLSNHQIAENKGIFQTFSNGLETLIESIEESLLPGTVMKGVKVEEIEHGKDGSVQVMLNNFSHIKADAVIIATPFNMAEKMFSKKSLLHELGTMKAATIATVTMAFKKEQLGDLDALSFYVSRNSDFSITSCTWMNRKWPGTSPDDYVLLRSYIGRVGDEAIVALSDTEIEKTVLQDLKKTIGIDGEPITTVVTRWKNAMPQYTVGHEAKVQRIKQELQEHFPTIKLAGSSFEGISIPECVQQGKHVADEVLMEIFK
- a CDS encoding antibiotic biosynthesis monooxygenase family protein, whose translation is MYIYLTSGTGDFLEQVKNKYPNDHMILIHGEGNSVLIHETEGKTVFATPRKFEVLDSVNDIEERGFFVFNNIPVTDEGRPVFEHRFLERSRAIENEPGFVAFRLLRPIKSETYIVMTQWNGPHSFEAWKSSKAFESAHAKTDDSTAVRQQNIFSAASYVTTYSAIPKEDTE
- a CDS encoding HIT family protein, whose protein sequence is MSDCLFCKIIDGSIPSTKVYEDDHVYAFTDISPVAKGHTLLIPKHHCQDLFEMPEEVARNLYAVAPKIANAIKAAFQPIGLNTINNNGAAAGQTVFHYHLHFIPRYDEKEGLGLIWQTQKYTPEQLAEVAKNIKANL
- a CDS encoding beta strand repeat-containing protein, whose protein sequence is MHFGNFIDRVCSKCHSFPCCCKTGPIPSCPIWPVKPTGPTGGITGPTGSTGVTGSTGATGVTGVTGSTGATGSTGVTGPTGVTGSTGVTGLTGITGATGVTGATGVTGVTGLTGITGSTGVTGATGSTGATGSTGATGSTGATGATGATGATGATGATGATGATGATGATGATGATGATGATGATGATGATGATGATGATGVTGSTGDIGLTGVTGVTGSTGVTGPTGVTGPTGSTGVTGSTGVIGPTGVTGSTGDIGPTGVTGSTGDIGPTGVTGSTGDIGPTGVTGSTGDIGPTGVTGSTGVTGPTGDTGVTGFTGATGSTGPTGVTGPTGVTGSTGITGSTGVTGPTGVTGSTGDIGPTGVTGSTGDIGPTGVTGSTGSTGSTGSTGDIGPTGVTGSTGDIGPTGVTGSTGVTGVTGVTGVTGPTGVTGSTGFTGATGSTGVTGPTGVTGSTGATGVTGPTGVTGFTGDIGPTGATGSTGVTGSTGVTGPTGVTGPTGVTGSTGVTGSTGVTGPTGVTGSTGVTGSTGDIGPTGVTGSTGATGVTGPTGFTGFTGFTGDIGPTGATGSTGVTGSTGDIGPTGVTGSTGVTGPTGVTGSTGVTGSTGVTGPTGSTGSTGSTGSTGSTGFTGATGSTGSTGSTGSTGFTGATGSTGPTGVTGPTGVTGSTGVTGSTGVTGSTGVTGITGVTGSTGVTGPTGVTGSTGDIGPTGATGSTGDIGPTGVTGSTGDIGPTGATGSTGVTGSTGVTGSTGDIGPTGVTGSAGDIGPTGATGSTGVIGPTGVTGVTGPTGITGATGVTGPTGVAGSTGTTGTTGATGPTGIAGATGSTGSTGTTGATGVTGPTGVVGSTGATGVTGATGATGVAGSTGTTGATGATGPTGVAGSTGVTGATGPAFTEGFSAFKNTLAVSASTSITNWSIASPYFTTPAFNPTTGVFTVPTTGRYSFEATINYSTTAAITVALGVGVNPSFAIRRNTSTNLISGLFPVLNVNVALVLTLRAILGNGTVTLAGEVQLNAGDTIDLFYEANGLTIGLTLGGANSGGIVWSCHRIS
- a CDS encoding tryptophan transporter, translating into MNTKNLVLMALLVGVGAALYVVTPGMVNGMKPDFMLTMMFIGILLFPTVKETFLLSLSTGVLSGLFTTFPAGLVPNIIDKAVTGFVFLAALLILKKLAGHFAVSAVLVGLGTILSGTVFLAVALFVFNANVGATFAMLFIGVVLPAVAFNVVAFAVIYPIIAKLVKRSKFNTAISQIS
- a CDS encoding ABC transporter permease, encoding MKNLRDVWSSRFMHYIGEVQKYMQFIFTGHIAIVLVFLIGAGGYQYSEWLKVVQPDFPAEIVVAVIIGILLAFSRPTTLLREPDQVYLLPLESKMSLYFSKALAWTFWSQVWIVAIVYIVSIPLLKAVTELTTVEIWTIFLLTIVLKYLSVRGEFSYRYSERGQMVWVDRFIRAVIFAAALYMGLHAQLLLAVVATVISIIYIIVFRKKSVGEPVPYEHFVKLEQNRMMSFYRFANYFTDVPHLHGSIRRRGLMDWLYRFVPYGKENTQKYLVFRTFIRTDDHFYLWLRLTAISAVIAAFVDIPVVTWIVAGALSFATTIQLKQALLSSGEFRMDMLYPLPDHARQLAVKQIVRLAMITQAIIVGLCAITQPMFYIAVILVLVISELTAKMSK